A segment of the Verrucomicrobiia bacterium genome:
TCGAACCCCGTCATGCACCTGGATTTCGCGTTCAACGAGGACGAGATAATCGGGCTGGATGGTTACCTTCGCCCGCGCCAGCGTTTCCATAAGGCTCGACATGTCCCGACCCGTATTGATTACCCACTTGGCGCCATCGGCTTGCAACTCGGCGATCAGTTCCTGGAACTCGCGCGCGATCGGCGGGTTCTCAAATTCGGCAAAGATGGTTCCGTCGAAGTCGGTTGAGATGAGCTGGATGGGCGGAGGCATTGTTATTGTAAATCGTATTCGATATCATTTCGCGCGGTCTTCCCCGGCGTCGCGTTATCCTAAACCCGTTTGGGTCTGGGGCGCAAATGTCGGGGCGCGAGATTCGGGTATGCCTCGGCCCTTGCTCCAGTGCCTGCGCGTGCGCTATTGTGGCCGCGATGTCCCTGCAGGAACGTTTCGACGACGCGATGTACGACTTCAGCACGGGCGATTACGACCGGGCCATTGAAAAGTTGCGGAGCGTGCTCGCCGATGAGCCGCTTCACTTCGACGCGCAACTCGGGCTCGGAATGGCTTACTATCGCAAGGGCGATTATCAAACGGCCATCGCTGAAGGCCTGAAAGCGCTGAACCTGCGACCGCAGGAGCAACTCGTCCACACCAACCTTTCGCTGTTCTACATGAAGGCTGGAGACAAGGCCACTGCCGAGCATCACGGTCTTCAAGCCCGCATCGCCTCGTGGAAATCAGACAAGTCGAAGCCCGGTGAAAAGGCGGGTGGGGATCCTGACTTGGAGCTCGCAAAGCCTCCTGCCCCAGCCGTTCCGCCGCCCACGCAATTTCCTGACATGCCGTGGAAGAAGAAGTAGGTTCGTTTAAACACTGATATGAAATCGAGCTACGAACTGGCGATGGAACGCCTGAGCAAGACGGCGCCGACTGTTAAATTGACGGCAGAGAAAAAAGCCCAACTCGCTGACCTGGATTCACGTTATGCAGCGAAGATCGCTGAACGCGAGATCGCCGCAAAAGGCGAGATGGATCGCGCGGCAGGCGCCGGAGACTTTGCGAAGTATGATGAACTGCAGCAGCAGCTGGGGCGCGAACGCAAGGCGCTGCAAACCGAGCTCGAGGAAAAGAAGGAGCAAGTTCGCTCAGGAAAGTGACGGAGTTCTGCTGAAGGCGTCCGCCGGTCAGACTTTTTTCAGCCCGCGTTGATAAAGGTCGAAAAAGTACAGTCCGACCACCACAAGCGGGTGCGCAATCTTGCCCGTCGCAACCAGCGCGGGAAGGTCCTGCACGGGGACCAGGCGCGTCACGAGGTCCTCGCCGTGGTCAAACTCCACGGGATGCACACAGCGGCAGTTCTCGATGAGGATCGTGTAACACGTGTTGCTCATGATTGCCGGATTGGCGTAAGTCTGGCCGAGAATCCGCGGCGTGCCGCCTTCAAATCCCGTTTCCTCCCGCAATTCGCGCGCGCCCGTCACCTCAGGCCGCAAGTCCTTGGCGTCCATTAATCCTCCCGGGATTTCCAACTCTACCGTGTTCGAGCCATGGCGATATTGCTCGACCATGACGAGTTGCTGGTCGGGAGTGACGGCCACAATGTTGACCCAGTGAACGGAATCGATGATGTAGAAGTCGTGTTCTTTGCCCGTTCGCGGCGAGACCTTGGTTTCCGAGCGAATCGTGAAGATCCGGAAGTCGCCCACATCCCGTGAGCGCACTTTTTCCCAGGGTTTGATCTGTGGATGATTCACGCTTCAGCTCAGATTCCGCGTTCCTTGGCGGCCCAACCCTGGCGCATCAAGGTCAGCAGATGGGTCAATGCTTCCTCATACGTGCGGCCTTTTTCTGCGGCCAGCTGACGAGCCCGCTTGTCGAGTTGGGATGCCATCTCGGGCGCCTTATCCTGCGGACAGCCGAGCGCAACCAGGACAGAACCGAGATCCTCGGCGTTCACAACAGCATCCATGTTCGCGGCGGAGCCACCCAATTATTTGGCCTGATCTGCGGGGACAATTTTCACTGATTCAATGCCCATCCGCTTTGTTGGCCGGTCGCCCGGAGCTGTTTGCGTCGTGGCAATTTTCTCGAGCACATCGTCGCCCTTGACCAATTTTCCGAACGCCGTGTATTGGCGATCCAGAAAACGAGCATCAGCGTGGCAGATAAAGAATTGCGATCCGGCTGAATCAGGATCGCTGGAGCGCGCCATGGAAAGCACGCCGCGCACATGCGGCTTGGTGTTGAACTCCGCCTTGATCTGATACCCGGGTCCGCCAGTGCCCCAGCGGGACCGCGCGGATTCATCCTTGGTCAGCGGATCGCCGCCCTGGATCATGAAACCCTTGATCACGCGATGAAAACAGGTGCCGTCGTAAAAACCCTGGTTTGCAAGCTTCTTGAAATTTTCCACATGGCCAGGCGCCACATCGGACCAGAACTCTACAACCATTTCGCCTTCGGACGTTTTGATGATCGCTACTTCGCTGTTATTCGGGTTGTTCATATTTGAAGTCAATTCAGGGCACGATGGTGGCGGACTTGATGTAATCCAGGTTTGGAAAATCCTTTTTCAGGTAGGCGTTGCCTTCCGCCTGAATTCGTCCCTGCGACGGGCCGCGGCCCTGAGGGGCGCCTTCCCCGTATTCGCCGTTGATTTTATCCACCACGTCCATTCCTTCGATCACGGTTCCAAACGGCGAAAAGCCCATGTCATCGAGGCGCGTGTTGTCGACGTAATTGATAAAGAGTTGCGTCGTTCGCGTATTGGGTCCTGCCATGGCAAAACTCACTGTGCCGCGCTTGTTGGAGCCCTTGACGGGATCATCCTGGATCCGCGCTGAACGCCACGCGGCCGAAACCTTGGGGTCGCCATGCATTCCGAACTGGCACATGAAACCCTTGATGACGCGGAAGAATTGGACGTCGGTGAAGTAGCCTGAGCGCACAAGATTGTAAAAGCGGTCGGCGCCATTTGGGGAGAGCGCCCGCGTGACTTCGACGACAAACACTCCCTCGCTGGTGTCGAATTTCGCCTTGAAGCTTTCGGGCGCCTTTTCCTTTAGCCGTTCAGGGCTGGCAAATGAGGAGTCGGAACCTGCCGACTGTTGCGTCGATTGGGCAGGAATATTGGCGGCAGCCGTATTGGTGTCCTCAGCGGCGGACAGCCCGGCGATGCCGGACAACAGCGCTGCGGCGCACAGCAAAGCATAGGATTTCATAGGCGGCGCAATCTTCCATGCCGGGACTTCAAAGTCACGCGGGAAAGTTTTTCGTTTCTAGACACTGCTTTCTGCGGCATTGTTACTGCATGGGTAAGCGACGTGAGGCGCGCGAACGCGCCGTTCAGTTTCTGTTTCAGCACGACCTCAATCCGCCGGACGATCTCGAGGCCGCGCTGACGCAGTTCTGGGATTCGCAGCGTGCGGCGGCGATCGCGGAGGACAAGGGGAGTGCACGATGGGGTGAACACCAGGAATTGCCTCCGCCCACCGCGGATGAGGCGGCGATGCGCCTTTTTGCCGAGCCCTTGATTCGCGGCGCGATCCAGAACCGCGAAGCCGTGGACGCGCAGATCAAGAAGTATGCGAAGAACTGGGATCTGCACCGCATCGCAGCGGTCGATCGCAATATCCTTCGGCTGGCCATTTACGAGATGCTGTATCGCGAAGACATTCCCCCCATTGTGAGCATCAATGAGGCGGTGGATATTGCGAAGAAGTTCTCCACCCAGGACAGCGGGAAATTCGTGAACGGGATCCTGGACAAGATAAAGGGCGAATTGATGCGGCCGGCGCGAATCGTCGAATAATGCTGCCATGAAGCCGATGCGTTTTTGCAATGTTTGCTGACCTTCATCTTCATACAAATTTTTCGGACGGCACCTACACGCCCGAGGAGCTGATCGCGCAGGCGGCGCGGCATGGGTTTGCCGCGATAGCATTGACGGATCACGACACGACAGAAGGTTGCGCGCGGGCTCAGGCTGCGTGTCGTGCTGCGGGCATTGAGTTCATCATCGGGTCGGAACTGACGGCCGAGCAGGACGGAAATGAGGTGCATATCCTGGGTTATTTCCTGGATGCCACAAACCCCGTCCTGATTGCAGAGTTGACGCGTTTTCAATCCGTTCGCCAGGAACGCATTCGCGAAATGGCTGCTCGTCTGAATCGCTTGAATGTTCCGCTGGAGGCTGAAGCTGTGTTCCGGCTCGCGAACTGCCGTTCACCCGGACGCCCGCACGTCGCGCGCGCGTTGGTGGAGGGCGGATTCTGCGATTCCCTCGATGAGGCGTTCGAACGGTTTTTGAAGAAGGGACGTCCGGGATGGGTTCCCAAAGCCAAGATGGATGCGCTCACTGCCATTGCGTTGATTCATCAGGCGGGTGGATTGGCAGTCATGGCGCATCCCGGTCTGAATCGCACGGATCAGGTCATCCCTGAGTTGGTGGAATCGGGCCTTGATGGACTGGAGTGCTATCACACAAAGCATCCAGCCCCGACGGCGGAGCATTACCTGCGGATGGCAATGCGATTCAATCTGCTGGTGACGGGCGGTTCCGACTGCCACGGCTTGAGCAAGGGCAAGCCGCTGATTGGAACCGTGAAGCTCCCGATGGAACGGGTTGAAAGGCTGCAGGCTGCGGCTGCTGCGCGACGGTCCGGGGGGCCGGCCGTTTCCCTTTAGTTTCCGCTCTGATCTTTCATGGGACTCTTCGACAAACTTAAAGCGGGCCTGCAGAAGACGCAGAACAAGCTCGTTCACGAAATCAAACGCATCGTCACGCGCTCGCCGCGGATGACGGGCGAATCATTGGAAGAATTGGAAGCAGCCCTGATCGCGGGGGATCTCGGAATGGCCGTCACCACCCAGATCGTTCAGGCGGTTCGCCGCGCCTACGAAACTCAGGGGGGCTCGGGACTCGACGTTTTTGCGATCGCGCAGCAGGAGATTGAACGAAACCTTTCGGGGCAGAATCCCGCGCTCAAGGAAAATCCAAACGAACTGACGGTTGTTTCCGTGGTGGGAGTCAACGGCACAGGCAAGACAACCACCTCCGCGAAGCTTGCCCACTACGTTCAGTCGCAAAACAAGCCTGCCGTTCTCGCCGCATGCGACACGTTCCGTGCAGCAGCCATTGAACAACTGAAACTTTGGGGACAACGCTTGAACGTGGAAGTCGTCGCGGGCGCTTACGGAGCGGATCCTGCGGCGATTGCGCATGACGGAGTAACGGCCGCTCACGCGCGAAATGCGCGATATCTGTTCGTCGATACGGCAGGCCGATTGCACACCAAGCACAATCTCATGCAGGAGCTGCAGAAGCTTCACCGCGTCATGGGCAAGCAACTCGCCGGTGCTCCGCACGAGGTGCTGCTGGTGCTGGATGCAACGACTGGGATGAATGCCCTTAACCAGGCGCGGGAGTTCAATAAGGCGGTTCCGCTCACAGGGCTTGTGGTGACGAAGCTCGACGGCACCAGCAAGGGGGGCATGGTGGTCGCCATCCAGAAGGAATTGAATCTTCCAATCAAGTTTATTGGCGTCGGGGAACAGGCCGACGACCTCCAGCCATTCGATGCGCGGCGGTTTGCCGAGGCGCTTTTCACGCAGCCCGTCTGAAGCCATGAACGCGATTCCGTGGATGCAACTTGCATTACGGCTGGCGAAACGCGGTTTTGGAAAGACATCGCCCAATCCAATGGTGGGCGCTGTTTTGGTGAAAGCGGGCAAATCCATTGGGCAGGGATATCATCATCGGGCGGGCAAACCCCACGCGGAAATCGAGGCATTGCGCGATGCCGCCCGCCGCGGACATTCGCCTCACGGCGCCACACTTTTTGTCACCTTGGAACCGTGTTGCACCCAGGGCCGGACCCCGCCATGCACGGAGGCCCTAATCGATGCAGGGATCCGGTCGGTGGTCGTTGGTGCCACGGATCCAAATCCAAAACATCGAGGTGAAGGTTTTTCCATTCTCCGGCAGGCCGGCATCCGCGTGGAATCAGGTGTCTTGGCGGAACAATGTTCGCAGCTGAACGAGGCATTCAATCATTGGATCATCGCACGAACACCTTTCGTCACGGTCAAGGCCGCCATGACGCTCGACGGCAAGATTGCGACCGCCGCGGGCGAGTCAAAATGGATCACAGGCGACAAGGCGCGGCGGAAAGCAATGCGGTTGCGATTGGGCAGCGATGCAGTTCTCGTTGGCGTAAACACAATCCTGGCGGACGACCCGGCGTTGACATTGAGATCCGTCAGTGGCTTCGGAAACAAACGATTGCGGCGAATCATTCTCGATTCGGGCGGGAGGATTCCGCCTCTTGCACGTGTCCTCGGCGATGAACACGCTGAACTGACAACGGTGGTCGTCACTACCGCGACGGCTTCGAAAAGAGTAAAGGCGCTTTCGGAGCGCGTGCAGGTTTGGGTTTCCCCGGAAGCCGCCAGCAAGGACGGACAACGGCCGGATCTGCGGTGGCTTTTGCAGAAGCTTGGATCCGAGGGCGTGACGAGCGTTCTGGTTGAGGGTGGCGGTGAGGTGAATGCCAGCTTTCTATTGGGTGGATTTGCGCATCGCGTCGCATTTTTTTACGCTCCGAAAATCATCGGAGGTCGTAAGGCCCGACGTGGGGTTGCGGGGATGGGAGCCTCGGACTGGGGGGAGATTCCGCGAATTACCGGAATCGGATGGAAGACGCTGGGTCCGGATCTGTTGATGACAGGGGCGCTGGACTATTCGCAGGCGCCGCGGCGGAAGAACCCGTGACACGTCAAAGGACGTTTCGACATTGGCAAATCCCGTCTCGACGATCCCTCAAGCCACTTCTACGTTTCGCTCATGTTCACTGGAATCGTCGCTGAAGCAGGCAAAGTTGAACGGATCACTCCCCTGGCAAACTCGATTCGTCTCGTCGTTGCCGCAGCGCTCACCGCGCGAGGCCTCAAGGTGGGCGACAGCCTTGCGGTAAATGGATGCTGTCTCACCACGGTGAAAATCGCCGGGGGCCGCGGCAGATCGAAGCACGTCCACTTCGACCTGCTCGAGGAAACTTGGAAGCGCACGAACCTTCAATTGATGGCGACGGGCTCGCTCGTGAACCTCGAGCGTCCGCTCGCCGCTGGCAATGAGTTTGGCGGGCACTTCGTGACGGGCCACATCGACGGAGTCGGAAAAATCACAAGGTGGGAACGCTCGGGGAAGGATCACGTGCTGGACATTGCGGCGGCGCCCGATGTCATGCGGTACGTTGTCTTCAAAGGTTCGATAGCCGTCGACGGCATCAGCCTCACCGTTGCCGAAGCGAAACGAAACAGTTTTCGGATCTGGATCATTCCGCATACCTACGAAGTGACGGCGTTAAGCGACCGAAAGGTTGGCGACGCTGTGAACCTGGAAGCGGATCTTCTTGGAAAATACGTCGAGAAGTTTATCTCTGCGCGCAAGAATCCTCGCGATTCCTAGCACCCACGGGGGACGGCGGATGATTCACCGTCCCATTCCGTCGCGAGGTGTTGTGACCATGGATGAGGGCGCCACCTCGCGAATTCTTCCGGCGGGAACTGTCGCGCGGCGGCCCTGCAGATCCTTGTAGACATAGACCCCGTTGCTCAGCTGCGGCCTGCCTTTCGACACGATCTGGCCTCCTCCGTTTGTGGTCATGGTGTAACGACGCGCACAGCCGGTGGCCATGAGCGACACGAGCATTAAGAAAATGATTGTTTTCATTGGAGACTCCATGCCTGTCGGATGTCCGCATGGGGACAGCCATGGCTTACCCTGATGGCCCAAGCGTTACAAGCCTTGTTCTCGGCGCGGCTATTGACGGGTTCATAAAACCAACGACCTTTGCCTGGATGACAGCAACGATTCGCCAGAAGCTCGAAGGTGTTCGAACGCCGCTCCTGGAGCTGCACAAGGCGTTAGTGGATTCAGAGCGGGTGAGTTACGAGGAGATCGTCGGCCAGATCCGTTCGCCCAATCACTTTCTACAGCTCCTGACCACCGATCCC
Coding sequences within it:
- a CDS encoding tetratricopeptide repeat protein, encoding MSLQERFDDAMYDFSTGDYDRAIEKLRSVLADEPLHFDAQLGLGMAYYRKGDYQTAIAEGLKALNLRPQEQLVHTNLSLFYMKAGDKATAEHHGLQARIASWKSDKSKPGEKAGGDPDLELAKPPAPAVPPPTQFPDMPWKKK
- a CDS encoding NUDIX hydrolase, translating into MNHPQIKPWEKVRSRDVGDFRIFTIRSETKVSPRTGKEHDFYIIDSVHWVNIVAVTPDQQLVMVEQYRHGSNTVELEIPGGLMDAKDLRPEVTGARELREETGFEGGTPRILGQTYANPAIMSNTCYTILIENCRCVHPVEFDHGEDLVTRLVPVQDLPALVATGKIAHPLVVVGLYFFDLYQRGLKKV
- a CDS encoding peptidylprolyl isomerase yields the protein MNNPNNSEVAIIKTSEGEMVVEFWSDVAPGHVENFKKLANQGFYDGTCFHRVIKGFMIQGGDPLTKDESARSRWGTGGPGYQIKAEFNTKPHVRGVLSMARSSDPDSAGSQFFICHADARFLDRQYTAFGKLVKGDDVLEKIATTQTAPGDRPTKRMGIESVKIVPADQAK
- a CDS encoding peptidylprolyl isomerase, whose protein sequence is MKSYALLCAAALLSGIAGLSAAEDTNTAAANIPAQSTQQSAGSDSSFASPERLKEKAPESFKAKFDTSEGVFVVEVTRALSPNGADRFYNLVRSGYFTDVQFFRVIKGFMCQFGMHGDPKVSAAWRSARIQDDPVKGSNKRGTVSFAMAGPNTRTTQLFINYVDNTRLDDMGFSPFGTVIEGMDVVDKINGEYGEGAPQGRGPSQGRIQAEGNAYLKKDFPNLDYIKSATIVP
- the nusB gene encoding transcription antitermination factor NusB yields the protein MGKRREARERAVQFLFQHDLNPPDDLEAALTQFWDSQRAAAIAEDKGSARWGEHQELPPPTADEAAMRLFAEPLIRGAIQNREAVDAQIKKYAKNWDLHRIAAVDRNILRLAIYEMLYREDIPPIVSINEAVDIAKKFSTQDSGKFVNGILDKIKGELMRPARIVE
- a CDS encoding PHP domain-containing protein; translation: MFADLHLHTNFSDGTYTPEELIAQAARHGFAAIALTDHDTTEGCARAQAACRAAGIEFIIGSELTAEQDGNEVHILGYFLDATNPVLIAELTRFQSVRQERIREMAARLNRLNVPLEAEAVFRLANCRSPGRPHVARALVEGGFCDSLDEAFERFLKKGRPGWVPKAKMDALTAIALIHQAGGLAVMAHPGLNRTDQVIPELVESGLDGLECYHTKHPAPTAEHYLRMAMRFNLLVTGGSDCHGLSKGKPLIGTVKLPMERVERLQAAAAARRSGGPAVSL
- the ftsY gene encoding signal recognition particle-docking protein FtsY: MGLFDKLKAGLQKTQNKLVHEIKRIVTRSPRMTGESLEELEAALIAGDLGMAVTTQIVQAVRRAYETQGGSGLDVFAIAQQEIERNLSGQNPALKENPNELTVVSVVGVNGTGKTTTSAKLAHYVQSQNKPAVLAACDTFRAAAIEQLKLWGQRLNVEVVAGAYGADPAAIAHDGVTAAHARNARYLFVDTAGRLHTKHNLMQELQKLHRVMGKQLAGAPHEVLLVLDATTGMNALNQAREFNKAVPLTGLVVTKLDGTSKGGMVVAIQKELNLPIKFIGVGEQADDLQPFDARRFAEALFTQPV
- the ribD gene encoding bifunctional diaminohydroxyphosphoribosylaminopyrimidine deaminase/5-amino-6-(5-phosphoribosylamino)uracil reductase RibD translates to MNAIPWMQLALRLAKRGFGKTSPNPMVGAVLVKAGKSIGQGYHHRAGKPHAEIEALRDAARRGHSPHGATLFVTLEPCCTQGRTPPCTEALIDAGIRSVVVGATDPNPKHRGEGFSILRQAGIRVESGVLAEQCSQLNEAFNHWIIARTPFVTVKAAMTLDGKIATAAGESKWITGDKARRKAMRLRLGSDAVLVGVNTILADDPALTLRSVSGFGNKRLRRIILDSGGRIPPLARVLGDEHAELTTVVVTTATASKRVKALSERVQVWVSPEAASKDGQRPDLRWLLQKLGSEGVTSVLVEGGGEVNASFLLGGFAHRVAFFYAPKIIGGRKARRGVAGMGASDWGEIPRITGIGWKTLGPDLLMTGALDYSQAPRRKNP
- a CDS encoding riboflavin synthase, which codes for MFTGIVAEAGKVERITPLANSIRLVVAAALTARGLKVGDSLAVNGCCLTTVKIAGGRGRSKHVHFDLLEETWKRTNLQLMATGSLVNLERPLAAGNEFGGHFVTGHIDGVGKITRWERSGKDHVLDIAAAPDVMRYVVFKGSIAVDGISLTVAEAKRNSFRIWIIPHTYEVTALSDRKVGDAVNLEADLLGKYVEKFISARKNPRDS
- a CDS encoding YgdI/YgdR family lipoprotein — its product is MKTIIFLMLVSLMATGCARRYTMTTNGGGQIVSKGRPQLSNGVYVYKDLQGRRATVPAGRIREVAPSSMVTTPRDGMGR